Proteins encoded together in one Mannheimia haemolytica window:
- the betP gene encoding Glycine betaine transporter BetP: MDLIKKLNTGSTFRAPIFLPSLLFVSFVAVFCIIFPQQAQTSLDTIKNSLFQHFSWFYIFAGSIFFLFLIFLSFSRLGDIKLGADTDEPEFGFGSWIAMLFAAGMGIGLMYFGVAEPILHYLKPVQQNLTEPERMKEAMMTTFYHWGIHAWAIYGVIALALAYFGFRYKLALTIRSGFYPLLKHRISGFWGHLIDIIALCSTIFGLTTTLGFGVMQVSAGFNNLGLIEQSNFTVLAVIVTVAMALAVLSAVSGVGKGVKILSEINLTLAGLLLIFVIITGPTLLLFSSFTENLGYYFSSLLEMSFRTFAYEPEHQGWLSGWTVLYWAWWASWAPFVGLFIAKISKGRTIREFILGVLFVPSLFNILWMTSFGSSAIWFDQQTAGALAEVSGNTEQLLFTFFEQLPFGSIASFVAVIVISIFFITSADSGIFVLNSIASQGEENAPKWQSVLWGALLAILALSLLYSGGLASLQTMTLIIALPFTFIMLILCIGLWKGLMVDNQYFNKKFSQGSQHWAGKDWKQRLEKIINPSNKQDVRHFFIKVARPAFLELIEEFESYGLIAKMNFTNEQNPKLEFEVVKENLRNFIYGIESVPRELSDLVVGDDNLPNIEQNTIYEPITYFLDGRKGYDVQYMTKEELIADVLQQYERFINLAMDNSHDLMTADFNH, translated from the coding sequence TTGGATTTAATCAAAAAATTAAACACAGGAAGTACCTTTAGAGCACCGATTTTCCTACCGAGTTTACTCTTTGTCAGCTTTGTTGCCGTTTTCTGTATCATCTTTCCACAGCAAGCACAAACCTCACTTGATACCATCAAAAATAGTCTCTTCCAACATTTTAGCTGGTTCTATATTTTTGCAGGCTCAATCTTTTTCCTGTTTCTAATTTTTCTCTCTTTCAGCCGATTGGGTGATATTAAATTAGGGGCAGATACCGATGAGCCTGAATTTGGTTTTGGCTCTTGGATTGCGATGTTATTCGCCGCCGGAATGGGGATCGGGTTAATGTATTTTGGGGTAGCAGAACCTATTTTGCATTACCTTAAACCCGTCCAACAAAATTTAACTGAGCCGGAGCGTATGAAAGAAGCGATGATGACAACGTTCTATCATTGGGGTATTCACGCTTGGGCAATTTATGGTGTGATTGCCTTAGCTCTTGCTTATTTTGGCTTCAGATATAAGTTAGCACTAACTATTCGTTCCGGATTTTATCCCTTACTAAAACATCGTATTTCAGGCTTCTGGGGGCATTTAATTGATATTATTGCCCTTTGTAGCACAATTTTTGGTCTAACTACTACGCTTGGCTTTGGGGTGATGCAGGTCAGTGCCGGCTTTAACAATCTAGGTTTAATAGAACAAAGTAATTTTACTGTTCTTGCGGTTATCGTAACAGTAGCAATGGCTCTTGCCGTGTTATCTGCCGTTTCGGGCGTAGGCAAAGGGGTTAAAATCTTAAGTGAAATCAATCTCACATTAGCCGGATTGCTACTTATTTTTGTGATAATCACTGGCCCAACTCTATTACTTTTCTCAAGCTTCACCGAAAATTTAGGCTATTATTTTAGCTCGCTGCTTGAGATGAGTTTCCGTACCTTCGCTTATGAACCAGAACATCAAGGCTGGCTAAGCGGCTGGACGGTGCTTTATTGGGCATGGTGGGCGTCTTGGGCGCCATTTGTTGGACTGTTTATTGCCAAGATCTCGAAAGGCAGAACCATTCGTGAATTTATTTTAGGGGTGTTATTTGTTCCATCGCTGTTTAACATTTTATGGATGACCAGCTTCGGCAGCTCTGCCATTTGGTTCGATCAACAAACTGCCGGTGCTTTAGCTGAAGTCAGCGGCAATACCGAACAACTGTTATTTACCTTTTTTGAGCAATTACCGTTTGGCTCTATTGCCTCTTTCGTTGCTGTCATTGTTATCAGTATTTTCTTTATCACCTCTGCCGACTCAGGGATTTTTGTTCTCAACAGCATTGCTTCACAAGGCGAAGAAAATGCACCTAAATGGCAAAGTGTACTTTGGGGGGCATTATTAGCCATCTTAGCGCTATCGCTACTCTATTCGGGTGGCTTGGCTTCTCTGCAAACAATGACACTGATTATCGCCTTACCATTTACCTTCATTATGCTGATTCTCTGTATCGGCTTATGGAAAGGATTAATGGTAGATAACCAATACTTCAACAAAAAATTCTCGCAAGGTAGCCAACATTGGGCTGGTAAAGATTGGAAACAACGCTTGGAGAAAATCATCAACCCAAGCAATAAGCAAGATGTCCGTCACTTCTTTATTAAAGTTGCCAGACCGGCATTTTTAGAACTTATCGAGGAATTTGAAAGCTATGGCTTAATCGCTAAAATGAATTTCACCAACGAACAAAACCCGAAATTAGAGTTTGAAGTGGTGAAAGAAAATTTACGCAATTTCATTTACGGCATTGAAAGTGTGCCACGGGAATTATCGGATTTGGTGGTAGGTGACGACAACCTACCGAACATTGAGCAAAATACCATTTACGAGCCGATTACTTATTTTTTAGACGGGCGGAAAGGTTATGATGTGCAATATATGACCAAAGAAGAGTTGATTGCCGACGTGCTGCAACAGTATGAACGCTTTATCAATTTAGCGATGGACAACTCGCACGACTTAATGACTGCTGATTTCAATCACTAA
- a CDS encoding Putative protein-S-isoprenylcysteine methyltransferase → MKSLKLKIPPPAWFLLCAALMWLVAQYVPASLPNYQHTAIFFSGLVVAIIGGAVAVSALWVIHQAQTTHSPFRPQQTAKLVTWGIYRKSRNPMYLSLLLGLIAWALWLGSMLAWLVLPLFVWLITYFQIKPEEQILAQKFGTHYAEYCTQVRRWL, encoded by the coding sequence ATGAAATCATTAAAACTGAAAATCCCGCCGCCGGCTTGGTTCTTGCTTTGTGCCGCTTTAATGTGGCTAGTAGCTCAATATGTGCCGGCGAGCTTGCCGAATTATCAGCATACAGCCATATTTTTTAGCGGTTTAGTTGTGGCGATAATTGGCGGAGCGGTTGCCGTCTCGGCACTTTGGGTCATACACCAAGCTCAAACGACACACAGCCCTTTTCGTCCGCAACAGACCGCTAAATTGGTCACTTGGGGCATTTACCGCAAAAGTCGCAATCCAATGTATCTTTCGTTACTGTTAGGTTTGATTGCTTGGGCATTATGGTTGGGTTCTATGTTGGCGTGGCTGGTTTTACCGCTGTTTGTATGGTTGATAACCTATTTTCAAATCAAGCCGGAAGAGCAAATTTTAGCCCAAAAATTCGGCACGCATTATGCTGAGTATTGCACCCAAGTAAGGCGTTGGCTTTAA
- the murJ gene encoding integral membrane protein MviN, whose translation MSKKLLRSGMIVSGMTLISRILGLIRDIVVATILGTGVSADIFLFANRIPNFLRRLFAEGAFSKAFVPVLAEYNADNDPNKTREFIAKVSGTLGGLVTVVTLVAMIASPVVAALFGTGWFLDWLYDGPNAEKFTQASFLLKITFPYLWFITFVALSGAVLNTIGKFGVMAFSPVLLNVAIIAVALWGRDYFDSPDIALAWGVFLGGLLQFLFQIPFMKKEGLLVKPKWAWKDEGVTKVRKLMIPALFGVSVTQLNLLLNQVIASFLITGSISWMYYADRLIEFPLGLFGIAISTVVLPSLSRIAKNKELTEIQRGEHFQNTMDWGVRMVLLLGIPAMIGMAVLAQPIIMTMFMRSKFGFEDVLATSYPLWVMCLGLNSYMLISVLANGFYANQNTKTPVKVGIIAALSNICFGLAFAPFLGYIGLALASACSALVNVSLLYVNLSKNGYYKVSRKTVLFVLKLFIAACVMGALVAYFTPEIELWALMTMWQKMYWLIWLMILAGGSYFASILVLGIRKKDFRSA comes from the coding sequence ATGAGCAAAAAACTTTTAAGATCAGGCATGATCGTAAGCGGAATGACATTAATTTCCCGCATACTCGGGTTAATCCGCGATATTGTGGTGGCGACTATTTTAGGCACGGGCGTGAGTGCCGATATTTTCCTGTTTGCGAACCGAATTCCCAATTTTCTTCGCCGTTTGTTTGCCGAAGGGGCATTTTCTAAAGCCTTTGTGCCGGTGTTGGCGGAATATAATGCGGATAACGATCCAAACAAAACGAGAGAATTTATTGCCAAAGTATCGGGTACATTAGGAGGTTTGGTAACTGTTGTTACCCTTGTGGCAATGATTGCCTCGCCTGTGGTTGCCGCTCTTTTTGGTACAGGTTGGTTTTTAGATTGGCTTTACGACGGGCCAAATGCCGAAAAATTCACCCAAGCCTCTTTTTTGCTCAAAATCACTTTCCCTTATTTGTGGTTTATTACCTTTGTGGCGTTATCCGGTGCGGTGTTAAATACCATCGGTAAGTTTGGGGTGATGGCATTTTCCCCGGTGTTGCTGAATGTGGCGATTATTGCGGTAGCGTTATGGGGCAGAGATTATTTCGATTCCCCGGATATTGCCTTAGCGTGGGGGGTATTTTTAGGCGGCTTGTTGCAATTTTTATTCCAAATTCCATTTATGAAAAAAGAGGGCTTACTGGTTAAGCCAAAATGGGCGTGGAAAGACGAAGGTGTCACTAAAGTCCGTAAATTAATGATTCCGGCATTATTTGGCGTTTCCGTTACCCAGTTAAATTTACTGCTAAACCAAGTGATTGCCTCGTTTTTGATTACCGGCTCGATTAGCTGGATGTATTATGCCGACCGTTTAATTGAATTTCCGCTCGGTTTATTTGGGATTGCGATTTCAACTGTGGTATTACCTAGCCTTTCCCGTATTGCGAAAAACAAAGAACTCACCGAAATCCAACGTGGAGAACACTTTCAAAACACAATGGATTGGGGGGTGAGAATGGTGCTGTTGCTCGGCATTCCGGCAATGATCGGTATGGCAGTGCTGGCTCAGCCGATTATTATGACAATGTTTATGCGGAGTAAATTTGGTTTTGAAGATGTGCTGGCAACCTCTTATCCACTTTGGGTAATGTGCTTGGGGTTAAACAGCTATATGTTGATTAGCGTGCTGGCAAACGGTTTTTATGCCAACCAAAACACCAAAACACCGGTAAAAGTCGGAATTATTGCCGCCTTAAGTAATATCTGCTTTGGCTTGGCGTTTGCTCCGTTTTTGGGATACATTGGTTTAGCGTTAGCCTCTGCGTGTTCGGCATTAGTGAATGTGAGCTTGCTGTATGTGAACCTTTCAAAGAATGGTTACTATAAAGTAAGCCGTAAAACCGTGCTTTTTGTGTTGAAACTATTCATCGCCGCTTGTGTAATGGGGGCGTTGGTTGCCTATTTCACGCCTGAGATTGAACTTTGGGCATTAATGACAATGTGGCAGAAAATGTATTGGCTGATTTGGCTGATGATCTTAGCCGGCGGTAGTTATTTTGCCTCTATTTTGGTGTTAGGCATTCGTAAAAAAGATTTCCGCTCGGCATAA
- the rpsT gene encoding 30S ribosomal protein S20 produces the protein MANIKSAKKRAVQSEKRRQHNASQRSMMRTFIKKVYAAVAAGDKAAAQTAFVEMQKVVDRMASKNLIHANKAANHKSKLAAQIKKLA, from the coding sequence TTGGCTAATATCAAGTCAGCAAAAAAACGTGCGGTTCAATCTGAAAAACGCCGCCAACACAACGCAAGCCAACGCTCAATGATGCGTACATTCATCAAAAAAGTATATGCAGCAGTAGCAGCAGGCGATAAAGCAGCAGCTCAAACGGCTTTCGTTGAAATGCAAAAAGTTGTAGACCGTATGGCGTCTAAAAACTTAATCCACGCTAACAAAGCGGCTAACCACAAATCTAAATTAGCAGCGCAAATCAAAAAATTAGCGTAA
- the mscL gene encoding Large-conductance mechanosensitive channel, whose protein sequence is MSILKEFREFAVKGNVVDMAVGVIIGGAFGKIVSSLVSDVVMPPIGWLIGGVDFKDLAIEIAPAKEGAEAVMLKYGAFIQNVFDFLIIALAVFGMVKVINSLKKAPVVEEAPAEPTAEEKLLTEIRDLLKK, encoded by the coding sequence ATGAGTATTTTAAAAGAGTTCCGTGAATTTGCGGTAAAAGGTAATGTTGTTGATATGGCTGTCGGTGTGATTATCGGCGGTGCATTCGGTAAAATTGTTTCTTCATTAGTTAGCGATGTTGTAATGCCACCTATCGGTTGGTTAATCGGTGGCGTGGATTTCAAAGATTTAGCCATTGAAATCGCCCCGGCAAAAGAAGGTGCGGAAGCAGTGATGTTAAAATACGGTGCATTTATCCAAAACGTATTTGATTTCTTAATTATCGCACTTGCGGTATTCGGTATGGTGAAAGTGATTAACTCACTGAAAAAAGCTCCAGTTGTAGAAGAAGCTCCTGCAGAGCCAACAGCGGAAGAGAAATTATTAACTGAAATCCGTGATTTATTGAAAAAATAA
- the hemG gene encoding Protoporphyrinogen IX dehydrogenase [menaquinone], with amino-acid sequence MKTLILYFTTDGQTKKIAERLASVITHEVELISLKDQAVDFAGKIANADQIVIGASIRYGHFNPLVYQFVEQHYLALNAKKTAFYGVNLTARKDNRNTPETNTYVRKFLAKVKWKPTLVEVIAGALFYPRYKPFDRVMIRFIMKITKGETDTSKEYEYTDWQQVENFGKLLANQL; translated from the coding sequence ATGAAAACCTTAATTCTCTATTTTACGACTGATGGTCAAACTAAAAAAATTGCCGAACGATTGGCGAGCGTGATTACCCACGAAGTCGAACTGATTTCGCTGAAAGATCAAGCGGTCGATTTTGCCGGAAAAATTGCAAATGCAGACCAAATTGTCATCGGAGCTTCAATTCGCTATGGGCATTTTAACCCGTTGGTTTATCAGTTTGTGGAACAGCATTATTTGGCGTTAAATGCAAAGAAAACCGCCTTTTACGGCGTGAATTTAACCGCTCGCAAAGACAATCGCAACACGCCTGAAACCAATACTTATGTGCGAAAATTTTTAGCCAAAGTGAAATGGAAGCCAACTCTGGTTGAGGTGATTGCCGGAGCATTGTTCTACCCACGCTATAAGCCATTCGACCGAGTGATGATTCGCTTTATTATGAAAATCACCAAAGGCGAAACCGATACCTCTAAAGAATATGAGTACACCGATTGGCAACAGGTAGAGAATTTTGGCAAATTATTAGCCAATCAGTTATAA
- the trkG gene encoding Trk system potassium uptake protein trkG, which yields MQFFSIIRIVGILVMCFSFTMLVPATVALIYGDGGGRAFLEAFALNFMVGTLLWWLCRDNKNELRSREGFLIVVLFWVVLGLLGAVPFIILENPDLNVAESIFESFSGLTTTGATVITGLDSLPKAILFYRQFLQWLGGMGIIVLAVAIIPLLGIGGMQLYRAEMPGPLKEQKMRPRIAETAKALWLIYLSLTILCAVAFWLAGMTVFDAISHSFSTVSIGGFSTHDASIGYFNNAAISYITVFFLLLSACNFALHFAVIDRLRDIQTRKKGGILSRLYWGDYEFRFFLMVQLGLFLVCTLVLVGYGYFDNTSVTIEQALFQSVSISTTAGFTTNDFSHWSSFLPTLLVLSSFIGGCAGSTGGGLKVIRVLLLYLQSKREIHRYIHPNVIQPIKLGNHVLSERVVDGIWAFFSAYFFVFVICWLASIACGMETFDALNAVIATLNNLGPALGSVSSNFTQVPDSAKLVLTFAMVCGRLEVFTLLVILSPVFWKD from the coding sequence ATGCAATTTTTTTCGATTATCCGAATTGTTGGCATTTTGGTGATGTGTTTTTCATTCACAATGCTTGTGCCGGCAACGGTTGCCCTAATTTATGGCGATGGCGGTGGGCGGGCATTTTTAGAAGCCTTCGCCTTGAATTTTATGGTCGGTACGCTGCTTTGGTGGCTGTGCCGTGACAACAAAAATGAGCTACGTTCCCGCGAGGGCTTTTTAATTGTAGTGCTGTTTTGGGTGGTGTTGGGTTTGCTCGGGGCTGTGCCTTTTATTATTTTGGAAAACCCCGATTTAAATGTGGCGGAATCCATTTTTGAGTCCTTTTCCGGCTTAACCACCACGGGGGCAACTGTTATCACCGGCCTAGACAGTCTGCCTAAAGCGATTTTATTCTATCGCCAATTTCTGCAATGGTTGGGGGGAATGGGGATCATCGTATTAGCGGTTGCGATTATTCCGCTGTTAGGCATTGGTGGAATGCAGCTTTACCGTGCGGAAATGCCCGGCCCGCTCAAAGAGCAGAAAATGCGACCTCGCATTGCGGAAACGGCAAAAGCGTTGTGGTTGATTTATCTCAGCCTGACGATTCTGTGTGCAGTGGCATTTTGGCTTGCCGGAATGACGGTATTTGATGCTATTTCGCATAGCTTTTCCACGGTTTCGATTGGCGGATTCTCTACCCACGATGCTAGCATCGGTTATTTTAATAATGCGGCAATTAGTTATATTACCGTGTTTTTCCTGCTACTTTCTGCCTGCAACTTTGCATTGCATTTTGCGGTGATCGACCGGTTGCGTGATATTCAGACCCGCAAAAAAGGTGGTATTTTAAGCCGCTTGTATTGGGGCGATTACGAATTTCGCTTTTTCTTGATGGTACAGTTAGGGCTTTTCTTAGTCTGTACCTTGGTATTAGTGGGCTACGGTTATTTCGATAACACCTCTGTCACCATTGAGCAAGCATTGTTTCAATCGGTGTCCATTTCCACTACTGCCGGTTTTACTACTAATGATTTTAGCCATTGGAGTTCGTTTTTACCCACGCTGTTGGTATTGTCTTCCTTTATCGGTGGTTGTGCCGGCTCAACCGGTGGCGGCTTGAAAGTGATTCGGGTGTTGTTACTTTATTTACAAAGTAAACGTGAAATCCACCGCTACATTCACCCCAATGTGATTCAACCGATTAAATTAGGCAACCACGTTTTATCGGAACGGGTAGTTGATGGTATTTGGGCGTTTTTCTCGGCGTACTTTTTCGTGTTTGTGATCTGCTGGCTTGCCTCAATCGCCTGTGGAATGGAAACCTTTGATGCCCTAAATGCGGTGATTGCCACCCTGAATAATCTAGGCCCGGCGTTAGGTAGCGTGAGCAGCAATTTCACCCAAGTGCCGGACAGTGCCAAATTGGTGCTGACTTTTGCGATGGTATGTGGACGTTTGGAAGTGTTCACCTTGTTGGTGATTTTAAGCCCTGTTTTTTGGAAAGATTAA
- the yigZ gene encoding IMPACT family member yigZ, with product MEFFIPKADTIFEEEIKKSRFITYLRHTEGMEQAKAFWQELKIQHPHARHWCWATVAGLPNDSQQYGFSDDGEPSGTAGKPMLNYLLGSGLGEITAVVVRYYGGIQLGTGGLVKAYGNGVQQALLQLERVRKVLRKNYRLQCEYEQFNTISHLISEKDIVIVEQLFSDKVDLLLAFNPSEVEAFADELTQRFSGKLALIKEEI from the coding sequence ATGGAATTTTTTATCCCCAAAGCGGATACAATTTTTGAAGAAGAGATTAAAAAAAGCCGATTCATCACCTACCTTCGCCACACTGAAGGTATGGAGCAAGCCAAGGCATTTTGGCAGGAGTTGAAAATTCAGCACCCGCACGCACGCCATTGGTGTTGGGCAACGGTAGCAGGCTTGCCGAATGACTCGCAACAATACGGCTTTTCTGATGATGGAGAACCGTCCGGCACAGCAGGTAAGCCAATGCTCAATTATTTGCTTGGTTCAGGCTTGGGGGAAATTACGGCGGTGGTAGTTCGCTACTATGGCGGTATCCAGCTTGGCACCGGCGGCTTGGTGAAAGCCTATGGCAATGGTGTTCAGCAGGCGTTATTGCAGTTGGAACGGGTTCGCAAAGTTTTGCGAAAAAATTACCGCTTGCAGTGTGAATATGAGCAGTTTAATACCATTTCTCATCTCATTAGCGAGAAAGATATTGTGATTGTCGAGCAACTTTTTAGCGATAAAGTGGATTTGTTGCTGGCATTTAACCCGAGCGAGGTTGAGGCCTTTGCAGATGAATTAACTCAACGCTTTTCGGGCAAGCTCGCATTAATAAAAGAAGAAATCTAG